A genomic region of Spea bombifrons isolate aSpeBom1 chromosome 9, aSpeBom1.2.pri, whole genome shotgun sequence contains the following coding sequences:
- the LOC128505242 gene encoding cholinesterase-like — MWQDLLKVWLVVGFLVVHTGADDTIVSTKQGEVSGKKVSVLSGSVTAYLGIPYGEPPTGTQRFKKPQPRKPWDGVLKATEFGNSCFQIKEDEYFNFPGIEMWIVNNEMSEDCLYLNVWVPSPKPKHAAVMVFIYGGAFITGTTSLDIYDGSVLAYAENVIVVSMNYRLGALGFLALPGNKNAPGNAGLFDQRLALQWVHENIESFGGNPDGITIFGHSAGAASVGYHVISAGSHNFFSRAIIQSGSATAYWAISSHERARKLTLKEAELLGCPLEDDDALIECLQKQDPKDLTDKQLSVETQYALTLFTPVLDSDFISENPDILVEKTLKQGDILIGITKDDGNPCTVFGAPGFSAKNESLVTLAQLEEGLKFYLPSTGDLGIESILLQYVDWDDTDNLEKNRDAMELILRDYYFSCPIKQFVKHATGHGNKVFLYEYDYRFSSEVWPEWMGVVHGAELPLLFGKPLIDSTNFTNAERLLSKRIMTFWANFARDGSPTGDTEEFIWPQYSNKDEKYTILKRDHSEVHQKWFNRQCQFWNNFFPKLVEQLKSKP; from the exons ATGTGGCAGGACCTTTTAAAAGTATGGCTTGTAGTGGGATTTCTTGTTGTGCATACCGGTGCTGATGACACCATCGTTAGCACAAAGCAAGGAGAAGTTAGCGGTAAAAAAGTATCTGTACTGTCAGGGAGTGTCACAGCATATCTAGGTATCCCATATGGAGAGCCACCAACAGGTACACAGAGGTTCAAAAAACCACAACCACGAAAACCATGGGATGGTGTACTTAAGGCCACTGAGTTTGGAAACTCATGCTTCCAGATTAAAGAAGACGAATATTTCAATTTTCCAGGGATTGAAATGTGGATAGTGAACAACGAAATGAGTGAGGATTGTCTGTATCTCAATGTATGGGTCCCATCACCCAAGCCAAAACATGCTGCCGTCATGGTGTTTATTTATGGAGGAGCGTTCATAACTGGAACAACTTCTTTAGATATTTATGATGGCAGTGTTCTAGCATATGCTGAAAATGTTATTGTAGTGTCCATGAATTATAGGCTGGGAGCACTGGGCTTTCTGGCTTTGCCTGGAAATAAAAATGCTCCAGGTAATGCTGGTTTATTTGACCAAAGATTGGCTCTCCAGTGGGTTCATGAGAACATTGAGTCTTTTGGTGGGAACCCAGATGGTATAACAATTTTTGGACATAGCGCTGGAGCAGCATCTGTTGGTTATCATGTGATATCTGCTGGTAGCCATAATTTTTTCTCAAGAGCCATCATTCAGAGTGGGTCAGCCACAGCGTATTGGGCAATAAGTTCTCACGAAAGAGCAAGAAAGTTAACTCTAAAAGAAGCTGAACTTTTGGGATGTCCTCTAGAAGACGATGATGCCTTAATAGAATGTTTACAAAAACAAGATCCCAAAGACCTCACTGACAAGCAGCTTTCAGTAGAGACTCAATACGCTCTCACACTTTTTACACCAGTACTGGACAGTGATTTCATAAGTGAAAATCCAGACATCTTAgtagaaaaaacattaaaacaaggtGATATTTTAATAGGGATAACCAAGGATGATGGGAACCCCTGCACTGTATTCGGGGCTCCTGGTTTTAGCGCTAAAAATGAGAGTCTGGTTACCTTAGCACAGCTTGAAGAAGGGTTGAAGTTTTACTTGCCTTCGACAGGAGACCTTGGCATAGAATCCATTCTTTTGCAATACGTCGACTGGGATGATACAGATAACCTTGAAAAGAACCGAGACGCCATGGAATTGATTTTGCGAGACTACTACTTTTCTTGTCCTATTAAGCAATTTGTAAAACATGCTACAGGGCatggaaataaagtatttttgtatGAATATGACTACCGTTTCTCCAGTGAAGTTTGGCCGGAATGGATGGGAGTTGTCCACGGTGCAGAATTGCCACTTCTCTTTGGGAAACCGCTGATTGACTCCACCAACTTTACTAATGCTGAACGGTTACTGAGCAAACGGATCATGACATTTTGGGCCAACTTTGCACGAGACGG ATCTCCTACTGGTGACACAGAAGAATTCATCTGGCCACAGTATTCAAACAAAGATGAAAAATATACGATTCTAAAGAGAGATCACTCAGAGGTTCATCAGAAATGGTTTAATCGTCAATGTCAGTTCTGGAATAATTTTTTCCCCAAGCTTGTGGAACAGTTAAAGA
- the LOC128505240 gene encoding cholinesterase-like, translating to MLKSRMKTHYHLGLCLLAISVFVTNTQAEEDTIIETKQGKVRGFYLPVPSGSVIAYLGIPYGEAPIGAQRFKKPEPRKPWQGIHEATKYGKSCYQTRDEASAAFRGTDMWQVNNEMSEDCLHLNVWVPSTKPKSAQVMVFIYGGAFLAGTSSLDIYDPSILVYSEEVIVVSMNYRVGALGFLALPGNINAPGNAGLFDQRLALQWVYENIAAFGGNPNTITLFGHSSGAACVGFHLLSPGSQNYTKRAIVQSGSVSAPWAINSHKRARRLTLKLAELLECPTDDDNAMIACLKKVDPKDIVKKQVLSETEHPYALTRIIPVVDYDFLSDTPNNLLKQSIREIDVLLGGTKDDGNPFPIWGAPGFSREHDSLITTSQLVEGLVRYFPSAGDLGVESIIFEYKDWEDEDCPEKNRGAMELILRDYYMICPMKYFAEEVFKQKAKVFFYIFDHRSSQEVWPERMGVIHGAILPFMFGKPLIADRNFTEEEKSLSKNIMKFWANFARHGTPHGDSEKDFIWLPYKKEEEKYAVLKASNWESHQKLYSRRCQFWNSYLPKLVRKLGTSGDGNLWNYEQKYDPGCQREKYLGEELDSCKSHLN from the exons ATGTTGAAATCTAGAATGAAGACGCACTACCACCTTGGTCTATGTCTCCTTGCAATATCTGTCTTTGTCACCAATACCCAAGCAGAAGAGGATACCATTATAGAAACAAAACAAGGGAAGGTTAGAGGTTTTTACTTACCAGTGCCTTCAGGATCAGTTATAGCATACCTAGGAATACCATATGGTGAAGCACCTATTGGTGCTCAGAGGTTCAAAAAGCCAGAGCCACGGAAACCATGGCAAGGGATTCATGAAGCCACTAAATATGGAAAATCCTGCTATCAGACAAGAGATGAAGCTTCGGCAGCATTCCGTGGCACAGATATGTGGCAAGTTAACAATGAAATGAGTGAAGATTGTCTGCACTTGAATGTCTGGGTTCCATCAACCAAGCCTAAGTCCGCGCAAGTTATGGTCTTCATTTATGGTGGGGCCTTCCTCGCCGGCACTTCATCTTTAGATATATATGATCCAAGTATTTTAGTCTATTCTGAAGAGGTTATTGTGGTATCTATGAACTACAGAGTTGGAGCTCTGGGGTTTTTAGCATTACCAGGAAACATAAATGCACCGGGTAATGCTGGTTTATTCGATCAGAGATTAGCCTTACAGTGGGTTTATGAGAACATTGCGGCCTTTGGAGGGAATCCTAACACCATAACTCTTTTTGGGCATAGCTCTGGGGCAGCTTGTGTGGGCTTCCACCTTCTTTCTCCAGGAAGTCAAAATTATACTAAGAGGGCCATTGTCCAAAGTGGTTCCGTCAGTGCACCGTGGGCTATCAATTCTCATAAAAGAGCCAGAAGGCTGACATTAAAGTTAGCTGAACTACTGGAATGTCCTACCGATGATGATAATGCAATGATAGCTTGTCTTAAAAAGGTAGACCCTAAGGATATTGTCAAAAAACAGGTTTTATCTGAGACCGAGCATCCCTATGCTCTTACGCGTATTATACCTGTTGTTGACTATGACTTTCTGAGTGACACtcctaataatttattaaagcaAAGCATTAGGGAAATAGATGTTTTATTGGGAGGGACCAAAGATGATGGAAACCCATTTCCTATATGGGGGGCACCTGGATTCAGCAGAGAGCACGACAGTCTGATTACCACATCACAACTAGTGGAAGGGCTGGTCAGATACTTCCCATCGGCTGGTGATCTTGGAGTGGAATCCATTATATTTGAATATAAAGACTGGGAAGACGAGGATTGCCCTGAGAAAAACCGCGGGGCCATGGAACTCATTTTACGAGACTATTACATGATCTGCCCTATGAAGTATTTTGCCGAGGAAGTTTTCAAGCAAAAAGCTAAAGTGTTCTTTTACATATTTGACCATCGCTCTTCTCAAGAGGTCTGGCCTGAACGGATGGGAGTTATCCATGGAGCCATACTACCATTTATGTTTGGAAAACCACTAATTGCAGATAGGAATTTCACTGAAGAAGAGAAATCTTTGAGTAAAAATATCATGAAATTCTGGGCCAACTTTGCAAGACATGG aaCACCTCATGGTGACAGTGAAAAAGACTTCATTTGGCTTCCttacaaaaaagaagaagaaaaatatgcaGTGCTGAAAGCAAGCAACTGGGAGAGCCACCAAAAACTGTACTCTCGCCGATGCCAGTTTTGGAATTCCTACCTCCCAAAACTTGTGAGAAAATTAG GAACAAGTGGCGATGGAAATCTATGGAATTATGAACAGAAATATGACCCAGGATGCCAGAGAGAGAAGTATCTAGGAGAAGAGCTGGATTCATGCAAATCACATCTGAACTGA